A part of Perca fluviatilis chromosome 15, GENO_Pfluv_1.0, whole genome shotgun sequence genomic DNA contains:
- the LOC120575481 gene encoding myeloid-associated differentiation marker-like protein 2, whose product MDSHGGHYLNKEAVLSPLGAARMCQLLLGCTIMALVSHSAGYSASYGHFCMFVWCFCFAVTLIVFTLDITRLHTCMPISWDNFTVAFAMLATLMYITASVVYPVYFLQTECPDEGCEVQMYRIAVTVCSSVCCFPYGAEVFLTRAKPGAVVGYMATVSGLLKVVQAFVACIIFGALANDSEYTLYIATQYCVVVYSLCFSITVIVVILTVSGRTSALRFPFDRFVVVYTFFAVILYLSTALIWPIFSFDKKYGNTTRPEDCPRGECPWDSKLVVAVFTNVNMILYFVDLVYSQRIRFVSSSAV is encoded by the coding sequence ATGGATTCTCACGGAGGACACTACCTCAACAAAGAAGCTGTGCTGTCACCTTTAGGTGCAGCCCGAATGTGCCAACTGCTACTCGGTTGCACCATAATGGCCCTTGTGTCCCACAGCGCAGGCTACAGCGCCTCCTACGGACATTTCTGCATGTTCGTGTGGTGCTTCTGCTTTGCTGTCACACTGATTGTGTTCACCTTGGACATCACGCGGCTCCACACATGCATGCCCATTTCCTGGGATAACTTCACTGTGGCCTTTGCCATGCTGGCAACACTCATGTACATCACTGCCTCTGTGGTCTACCCTGTTTACTTCCTCCAAACAGAGTGCCCTGATGAGGGCTGTGAAGTCCAAATGTACCGCATTGCTGTCACTGTCTGCTCCAGCGTCTGCTGCTTTCCCTACGGTGCTGAGGTGTTCCTAACTCGAGCCAAGCCGGGAGCTGTGGTGGGTTACATGGCCACTGTGTCCGGTCTACTCAAGGTGGTCCAGGCTTTTGTGGCCTGCATTATTTTTGGGGCCCTGGCCAATGACAGTGAGTACACCCTCTACATTGCCACCCAGTACTGCGTGGTGGTGTACAGCCTGTGCTTCTCTATCACCGTGATAGTGGTCATACTGACAGTTTCTGGTAGGACCTCTGCCCTGCGGTTCCCCTTCGACCGGTTTGTGGTTGTCTACACCTTCTTCGCTGTGATTCTTTACCTCAGTACTGCACTGATCTGGCCCATCTTCAGCTTTGACAAAAAGTATGGCAACACTACTCGTCCTGAGGACTGCCCACGTGGAGAATGTCCATGGGACAGTAAGCTAGTGGTGGCCGTGTTCACCAACGTCAACATGATCCTATATTTTGTAGACCTTGTTTACTCCCAGAGGATTCGCTTTGTCTCCAGCTCTGCTGTGTAA